In Candidatus Aegiribacteria sp., one DNA window encodes the following:
- a CDS encoding Fic family protein → MIQPGRKLRTSSGYYTFLPDPLPPELKWTPNLVRSLSNADRAIGKLAGEGHRLPNPHVLMRPFIAREAVLSSRIEGTQATLGQLLAANAGAVLKESPADLQEVANYVAALEFGIRRLEEQHLSMDLILDLHNQLMTGVRGGAARPGTIRNTQNWIGLPGSTVFEASYIPPPPEKLFELMSDLVAFMMQRELPPLVSIALVHYQFEAIHPFLDGNGRLGRLLVTLFLIDRAILPTPLLYLSAFFEASRGEYYRCLRAVTEEGDWNRWLQYFLGGIALQSDDALNRASRIVDLLDQWRVRAAEFPGSTPISLLNLLAGNPFVTIPGISEKLGVARSTASRAIEYLVKLGVLEQTDRRKRDRSWLAPALLRILEEPAEAYYKNNSK, encoded by the coding sequence ATGATTCAGCCAGGAAGAAAACTTAGAACCAGCAGTGGTTACTATACGTTTTTACCCGATCCTCTCCCTCCTGAGCTGAAATGGACACCTAATCTGGTTCGATCTCTGTCAAACGCGGACAGAGCAATAGGGAAGCTGGCCGGAGAGGGTCACAGGCTTCCAAATCCCCACGTGCTCATGCGTCCATTCATCGCTCGCGAGGCTGTGCTGTCAAGCAGAATCGAGGGTACGCAGGCTACTCTGGGGCAACTTCTGGCAGCAAATGCCGGCGCAGTTCTGAAAGAGAGCCCGGCAGATCTGCAAGAGGTAGCCAACTACGTAGCAGCACTGGAGTTTGGCATACGTAGACTTGAAGAGCAGCATCTATCCATGGATCTTATTCTAGATCTGCACAACCAACTGATGACAGGAGTCAGAGGGGGTGCGGCGCGTCCGGGCACTATCAGAAACACTCAAAACTGGATTGGATTACCGGGATCCACCGTCTTCGAAGCATCCTATATACCTCCTCCACCAGAGAAACTGTTCGAACTTATGAGTGATCTTGTAGCTTTCATGATGCAAAGGGAGTTGCCACCTCTTGTTAGCATAGCTCTGGTGCACTATCAGTTCGAGGCCATTCATCCTTTTCTTGATGGAAACGGAAGGCTGGGCCGGCTTCTAGTTACTTTGTTCCTTATTGACAGGGCAATTCTTCCCACTCCCCTTCTTTACCTCAGTGCTTTTTTCGAGGCCAGCCGGGGAGAGTACTACAGATGTCTCAGAGCTGTTACAGAAGAAGGTGACTGGAATCGCTGGCTCCAATACTTTCTCGGCGGTATTGCCCTGCAGTCTGATGACGCACTGAACAGAGCCAGCCGAATAGTCGACCTTCTCGACCAGTGGCGCGTTCGAGCAGCCGAGTTTCCGGGCTCAACCCCCATAAGTCTCCTGAATCTTCTTGCAGGCAATCCTTTTGTAACAATTCCTGGAATTTCAGAGAAGCTGGGTGTAGCAAGATCCACCGCCAGCCGGGCTATAGAATACCTGGTTAAGCTTGGTGTGCTGGAGCAGACCGACCGCAGAAAGCGAGACAGGTCCTGGCTGGCACCTGCTTTACTGAGAATACTGGAGGAACCCGCTGAAGCATATTATAAGAATAACTCCAAATAA